DNA sequence from the Paenibacillus azoreducens genome:
GCGATGTCAATATCCAGCCGTATCGTATTCAACAGGAGACAGCCTGTACGTTCTGCCCGTTCAAACCCGTCTGCCAGTTTGACGAAGCGGTTGAAGGGAACCATTACCAATTGCTGGGCAAACCGGATAAATCGCAGATGTGGAAATTGCTGTCCGAACGAAAAGGAGGAGAACAATCTTGAGCCTGTTACCTAAACCTGAAGGCAGCCAGTGGAGTGACGACCAGTGGCGGGCGATTGCGGAAACCGGTGATGACATTCTTGTGGCCGCTGCTGCCGGATCGGGCAAAACTGCAGTGCTTGTGGAACGGATTATCCGGAAAATCATGGACAACGGGCAGGGATTCAGCGTGGATCGTCTGCTTGTGGCCACCTTCACCAAAGCAGCCGCGGCGGAAATGCGGGACCGCATCCGCCAGGCCCTGGATCAGCAGCTTGAGTTGGATCCCGACAATGTGCACTTGCGCCGTCAGCTGGCGCTGCTTGGCCGGGCATCCATCACCACGCTGCATTCGTTTTGCCTAGAGGTCATCCGGCGTTATTATCAGATGATCCCCCTTGACCCTAACTTCCGCATTATCAATGAAAATGAAGCCGAGCTTTTGCGCCAGGAAATCATGGACGAACTGTTTGAAGAAAAATACGGTGCGGAAAACGAAGACAGTGATTTTATAAGGTTGGTGGATTGGTTCAGCGGAGAACGCAGCGACGACGCGATGCATCTTCTCGTTCAAAAGCTGTATGATTTTTCGCGCAGTCATGCTTGGCCTGATCGGTGGTTGAGAAGCATGGCGGAAGCCTTTGAAGTCAATGATACGGCGACTCTGGGACAAACCGCCTGGGTGCAGAGCATTCTGCAGGATGCCCGCCTGGCTTTGGCAGGCGCGGAAGGGCTCCTTCGACAAGCGCACGGACTTGCGATGGTACCGGGAGGTCCCGGCGCATATGCGGATAACCTGAATGCCGACCTCGAGATGATCTGCGCTTTGCAGGCAGCGATGGAGAACTGTGCTTGGGAGGAACTGTATGATGTTTTTCAGGGTACTTCTTTCGGTAAGCTGAAAAGCGTACGCAAGGAAGAAACGGATCCGCAGCTGCAGGAACGCGTCAAGGAGCTGCGCGAGGCGGTCAAAAAGACGGTAAACGACCTGCGCGGCGCGCTGTTTGGCCGTCCTGCGGAAGCTTTTTTGGCGGAATTGAATGAGGCGGCCCCGCTAATGAGGGAATTGGCTGAGCTTGTCATTCAGTTCGGTGAGCGTTATGAATCGGAAAAACGGCAGCGGGGAGCGGTCGATTTCAATGATTTGGAGCATTACTGCCTGCGGATTCTGCTTCATCGCGATTCGACGCCTGAGCATCCGATGCCTTCAGACGCGGCTGTGGAATACCGCGAGCAATTCGATGAAGTATTGCTTGACGAATACCAGGACACCAACAGCGTTCAGGAGACGATCGTCAACCTGATCTCCAGGGAGCTGCCCGGCAACCGTTTTATGGTTGGCGACGTCAAGCAAAGCATATACAGGTTCCGGCTGGCTGAACCAGGACTATTCCTGGATAAATACCGCAGATACGGAAGCAGTGGCGGCACCGGCATCCGCATTGATCTGGCGCGGAATTTCCGCAGCCGGATGGAAGTGGTGAATGCGGTCAATGTGATTTTCCGCCAGATCATGAACGAAACGGTAGCCGAGATCGGCTACGATGAACGGGCCGAGCTGGTATATGGCGCATCTTTCCCTGGTGCGGAGCAGGATACGCAGGGAGACGGCTCGAACCCTTATGCGCCTGAGCTTCTTTTGATCGACCGGGCCGGAAGCGGCCCTGCGGTAGAAGAGACTCAGGAGGGGAACGGCGAAGGTTTCGTACAGGAAAGCGAAATGCTGGAGATGGAGACGGCGCAGCTCGAAGCGCGGGCCATTGCCCAAAAGATCCGGAACATGATGGGCGATACGGCTGCCAAACCTTTGCTCGTTTACGATAAGGGGCTGAAGGAAATGAGGCCGGTGCAATACGGGGATATGGTCATTTTGCTCCGTTCGGCTTATCTTTGGGGACCCCTGATCATGGAGGAGCTCAAGCAGCTTGGCATCCCTTGCGACGGCGAGCAAAGCCGCGGTTACTTTCAGGCGACGGAAGTGGAAGTAATGCTGTCCCTCCTGCAAATCATCGATAATCCGCTGCAGGATATTCCGCTTGCAGGCGTACTTCGTTCACCCATTGTCGGATTGACTGAAGAGGAATTGGCGCAGATTCGACTGGCCCAGAGCGGTTCCTTTTACGATGCGCTGGTTGCGTCGGTACGGATCGGGACGGAGGCGGTTGACGATGCGGCAGCGCAGGAGCTCTTCAGAGGGCGGTCGGAGGCCGCGGCTGCTTTGGCCGGAGAGATTCATGGCGGCACCAGCGATTTGGCGCATATTCCTATCCTTGACATCGACCAAGGCATTTCGCCAAGACTAAGACATAAAATTCATAATTTCATCATGCAGCTGGAAAGCTGGCGCAATGCGTCCCGGCAAGAAAATCTGGGCGATCTGATCTGGCGGGTTTACCGGGAAACGGGATATTTGGATTGGGTCGGCGGGTTGCCGGGGGGCATCGAACGCCAAAACAACCTGAAGGCTTTGCATGACCGTGCCGTCCAGTTTGAACAGACGACCTCATCAAGGGGATTGTTCCGTTTTCTGACCTTCGTGTCCCGGCTTCGCGACCGCGGCGGCGATCTTGGCGGCGGCAGCGGGACCGATCACAAGGATCATGCGGTCCGGATTATGACGATTCATAAGAGCAAGGGCCTTGAGTTCCCGGTTGTTTTCCTTGCAGGCATGTCCAAAACCTTTAATCAGCAAGATTTAAACGCTTCTTTTCTTATGCATAAAGAGCTGGGTTTCGGACCCAAGTTCGTGGACGAGGAGAAGCGGGTAAGCTTCCCTACGCTTCCAAACCTTGCGATCCGCCGCAGATCGCAGCTGGAGCTGCTGGCCGAGGAGATGAGGGTGCTGTATGTCGGCTTGACGCGCCCTAAAGAAAAACTGATTCTGATCGGTACGGTCAAGGATCTGGGCAAAAAGGTATCGGCCTGGGCACAAGTGCTGGAGCGGCCCGAATACATGCTGCCGGATTATTTGCTCGCCAAAGGACGCAGCTACATGGATTGGGTCGGTCCGGCACTCATCCGCCACCCGGGAGCCGCTCATGTGCGGGAAACGCAGGGACTTGGCACCGCCGTTTCGCCGGTCTTATCGTCCGATCCTTCCGCCTGGAAAGTGTCGGTGCTGACGGTGGACGAGCTTTCGCTTGCGGTACTCGGCGGCTGGGAAGAGGAAGATGAATCGACGCCAGAACGGAAACAGCGGCTGCATGCTTTGCTGCAGCGCCGGCACGTGGATGTGGAGGAAGGAGTGAACTGCCCGGGCGAGGCTGCCGTCGGATCGCGTCTGTCCTGGACGTATCCGTATGGGATGGTTACGAAGCTGGCGGCCAAAACATCCGTATCGGAAATGAAAAAGCTGCTGGCGCTTCAGGAGCAGCCATCCTTGAATTGGCTCGAGGACAAACAGCTCCACAGGGAATTGACGGAAAGCACGGATGTTTCGGCCTATACGCTTCAGCTCCGGCGTCCGAAAT
Encoded proteins:
- the addA gene encoding helicase-exonuclease AddAB subunit AddA; translated protein: MLSLLPKPEGSQWSDDQWRAIAETGDDILVAAAAGSGKTAVLVERIIRKIMDNGQGFSVDRLLVATFTKAAAAEMRDRIRQALDQQLELDPDNVHLRRQLALLGRASITTLHSFCLEVIRRYYQMIPLDPNFRIINENEAELLRQEIMDELFEEKYGAENEDSDFIRLVDWFSGERSDDAMHLLVQKLYDFSRSHAWPDRWLRSMAEAFEVNDTATLGQTAWVQSILQDARLALAGAEGLLRQAHGLAMVPGGPGAYADNLNADLEMICALQAAMENCAWEELYDVFQGTSFGKLKSVRKEETDPQLQERVKELREAVKKTVNDLRGALFGRPAEAFLAELNEAAPLMRELAELVIQFGERYESEKRQRGAVDFNDLEHYCLRILLHRDSTPEHPMPSDAAVEYREQFDEVLLDEYQDTNSVQETIVNLISRELPGNRFMVGDVKQSIYRFRLAEPGLFLDKYRRYGSSGGTGIRIDLARNFRSRMEVVNAVNVIFRQIMNETVAEIGYDERAELVYGASFPGAEQDTQGDGSNPYAPELLLIDRAGSGPAVEETQEGNGEGFVQESEMLEMETAQLEARAIAQKIRNMMGDTAAKPLLVYDKGLKEMRPVQYGDMVILLRSAYLWGPLIMEELKQLGIPCDGEQSRGYFQATEVEVMLSLLQIIDNPLQDIPLAGVLRSPIVGLTEEELAQIRLAQSGSFYDALVASVRIGTEAVDDAAAQELFRGRSEAAAALAGEIHGGTSDLAHIPILDIDQGISPRLRHKIHNFIMQLESWRNASRQENLGDLIWRVYRETGYLDWVGGLPGGIERQNNLKALHDRAVQFEQTTSSRGLFRFLTFVSRLRDRGGDLGGGSGTDHKDHAVRIMTIHKSKGLEFPVVFLAGMSKTFNQQDLNASFLMHKELGFGPKFVDEEKRVSFPTLPNLAIRRRSQLELLAEEMRVLYVGLTRPKEKLILIGTVKDLGKKVSAWAQVLERPEYMLPDYLLAKGRSYMDWVGPALIRHPGAAHVRETQGLGTAVSPVLSSDPSAWKVSVLTVDELSLAVLGGWEEEDESTPERKQRLHALLQRRHVDVEEGVNCPGEAAVGSRLSWTYPYGMVTKLAAKTSVSEMKKLLALQEQPSLNWLEDKQLHRELTESTDVSAYTLQLRRPKFMERDALTPTERGTVYHTLMQHIPLGQGVVDAAVVEETVSRLVERELLRGDQAAIIRPEEVSMFFASEVGARLLAAEWSAREMPFSYGLTAEEAHKGLFAQDLVMQGNADLFEISALSGETVLIQGVVDCLFRQEGKLVLVDYKTDRVLEHRGGINALAEQYRFQLNLYAKALKDILHEEVSEKWLYFFDGGHAVRL